A part of Curtobacterium sp. MCLR17_036 genomic DNA contains:
- a CDS encoding DUF4245 domain-containing protein — protein MTDADGRPIVAELGRAETAEETWARKDAARTARRQHQTAFNLVIALIASLGIVLFLVAVVVRPDTTVDRSVDYQQIAAKAHVDGVTLAAPTLPDGYTANRADFSDKTSDGVDVWTLGLLTPDEQFIRVQQGISANGTWVSNQLDQRASTGSRTIDDTKWTVYDRRSEGRDAGNLSYALVTTMGTNTIVLSGTADDRSFRTVATAVAEQLDR, from the coding sequence ATGACCGACGCAGACGGCCGCCCGATCGTCGCCGAGCTCGGTCGTGCCGAGACGGCGGAGGAGACCTGGGCGCGCAAGGACGCCGCCCGCACCGCCCGTCGGCAGCACCAGACGGCGTTCAACCTCGTCATCGCGCTCATCGCCTCGCTCGGCATCGTGCTCTTCCTCGTCGCCGTGGTCGTCCGTCCGGACACCACCGTCGACCGCTCCGTCGACTACCAGCAGATCGCGGCGAAGGCACACGTCGACGGCGTGACGCTGGCGGCGCCGACCCTGCCGGACGGGTACACCGCGAACCGGGCGGACTTCTCCGACAAGACCTCGGACGGCGTCGACGTCTGGACGCTGGGCCTGCTGACCCCGGACGAGCAGTTCATCCGCGTGCAGCAGGGCATCTCGGCGAACGGCACCTGGGTGTCGAACCAGCTCGACCAGCGCGCCTCGACCGGCTCCCGCACGATCGACGACACGAAGTGGACCGTGTACGACCGCCGCTCCGAGGGGCGTGACGCCGGCAACCTGTCCTACGCGCTCGTCACGACGATGGGCACGAACACGATCGTGCTCTCCGGCACCGCCGACGACCGGTCGTTCCGGACGGTCGCCACCGCCGTCGCCGAGCAGCTCGACCGGTAG
- a CDS encoding exodeoxyribonuclease VII small subunit: MPSQQEPEQTDVQSLSYEAARDELVRVVSELEQGSATLERSLALWERGELLAARCEEWLVGARARLDAARATTTEDGSAR, from the coding sequence GTGCCATCCCAGCAGGAACCCGAGCAGACCGACGTCCAGTCGCTGAGCTACGAAGCGGCCCGCGACGAACTCGTCCGCGTCGTGAGCGAACTCGAGCAGGGGTCCGCCACGCTCGAGCGTTCGCTGGCGCTCTGGGAGCGCGGCGAGCTCCTGGCCGCCCGGTGCGAGGAGTGGTTGGTCGGCGCGCGCGCCCGCCTCGACGCCGCCCGCGCGACGACCACCGAGGACGGCTCCGCCCGATGA